A genomic window from Salvia splendens isolate huo1 chromosome 11, SspV2, whole genome shotgun sequence includes:
- the LOC121755092 gene encoding uncharacterized protein LOC121755092 isoform X1 — MRCGGCGLRWREIEDWIREYDNIQRLAIKLIYAQIACALIGSLGALFNGVLLINLGISLFALVAIESSSQSLARTYAVLLFSSILLDLSWFFLFSHHIWNIPSEIYGTFVSLSLKLTLAMQIIGFSVRLSSSLLWMQMYRLGASYMDNSVHRDADVDLRNSFLSPMATVVRPPSASDDVIGGSIYDPAYYSSLFEDGGDDAFLSEGGPNHGNSVGNYVSTTETAYRNTSTGRPFHSNDGERGMRKPQVV; from the exons atgcGTTGTGGTGGATGTGGATTGAGGTGGAGAGAGATTGAGGATTGGATTCGTGAGTATGACAACATTCAGCGCCTCGCCATCAAATTGATCTACGCTCAGATTGCCTGCGCCTTAATCGGATCGCTTGGTGCGCTCTTCAACGGCGTTTTGCTCATCAATTTGGGGATTTCTCTCTTCGCACTCGTCGCCATTGAGAGCAGCAGCCAAAGCCTTGCCAGAACTTACGCCGTCCTCCTCTTCTCCTCCATTTTGCTCGACCTCTCCTGGTTCTTCCTCTTTTCTCACCATATCTG GAACATTCCATCTGAGATTTATGGAACATTTGTTAGTTTATCACTCAAGCTCACACTCGCTATGCAAATTATTGGATTTTCGGTGAGGTTATCATCTTCGCTCTTGTGGATGCAGATGTACAGACTAGGTGCTTCTTACATGGACAATTCGGTTCATAGAGATGCAGATGTTGATCTGAGAAATAGTTTTCTCAGTCCCATGGCTACTGTAGTTAGACCTCCCTCTGCTTCTGATGATGTAATTGGAGGTTCCATATATGATCCTGCATATTACTCGTCTCTTTTTGAAGACGGAGGGGATGATGCTTTCCTGTCTGAG GGTGGCCCAAATCATGGCAATTCTGTAGGCAACTATGTATCTACTACTGAAACAGCTTATCGAAATACATCCACAGGGAGACCTTTTCATTCTAACGAT GGTGAGAGAGGTATGAGAAAGCCCCAGGTGGTCTGA
- the LOC121755092 gene encoding uncharacterized protein LOC121755092 isoform X2, producing MRCGGCGLRWREIEDWIREYDNIQRLAIKLIYAQIACALIGSLGALFNGVLLINLGISLFALVAIESSSQSLARTYAVLLFSSILLDLSWFFLFSHHIWNIPSEIYGTFMYRLGASYMDNSVHRDADVDLRNSFLSPMATVVRPPSASDDVIGGSIYDPAYYSSLFEDGGDDAFLSEGGPNHGNSVGNYVSTTETAYRNTSTGRPFHSNDGERGMRKPQVV from the exons atgcGTTGTGGTGGATGTGGATTGAGGTGGAGAGAGATTGAGGATTGGATTCGTGAGTATGACAACATTCAGCGCCTCGCCATCAAATTGATCTACGCTCAGATTGCCTGCGCCTTAATCGGATCGCTTGGTGCGCTCTTCAACGGCGTTTTGCTCATCAATTTGGGGATTTCTCTCTTCGCACTCGTCGCCATTGAGAGCAGCAGCCAAAGCCTTGCCAGAACTTACGCCGTCCTCCTCTTCTCCTCCATTTTGCTCGACCTCTCCTGGTTCTTCCTCTTTTCTCACCATATCTG GAACATTCCATCTGAGATTTATGGAACATTT ATGTACAGACTAGGTGCTTCTTACATGGACAATTCGGTTCATAGAGATGCAGATGTTGATCTGAGAAATAGTTTTCTCAGTCCCATGGCTACTGTAGTTAGACCTCCCTCTGCTTCTGATGATGTAATTGGAGGTTCCATATATGATCCTGCATATTACTCGTCTCTTTTTGAAGACGGAGGGGATGATGCTTTCCTGTCTGAG GGTGGCCCAAATCATGGCAATTCTGTAGGCAACTATGTATCTACTACTGAAACAGCTTATCGAAATACATCCACAGGGAGACCTTTTCATTCTAACGAT GGTGAGAGAGGTATGAGAAAGCCCCAGGTGGTCTGA
- the LOC121755091 gene encoding E3 ubiquitin-protein ligase SIRP1-like isoform X1, with the protein MGLIDRWWESKICTDMSHVFFLQPKYDVKICSNLCRCMSKERGMLYLHLYVPSAKMEHDGARRYWCHMCSRTVNPIREMNCPLCGSGFLEEMPDSDPDPPTHNDRVLSLLAPILLGFVARPLMEPESEDHATATAAADNADVDNAAADNADADQQLVTRQNPTGILQLLQSIRAGIQAADPDHNQDREGETRDGQRVILINQTFGDHIFGAGLDLLRQHLAENDPNRYGTPPAQREVVDTLPSVTIHHPMQCAVCLEHCEEGEELKEMPCKHKFHDSCIMPWLQLHSSCPVCNTAVADNRTTDNGTQFSVPLLWPFTALFSPSTSSHHTDN; encoded by the exons ATGGGTCTGATAGATAGGTGGTGGGAAAGCAAGATTTGTACAGATATGAGTCATGTATTCTTTTTGCAGCCAAAATATGATGTGAAGATATGTAGCAACTTGTGTagatgtatgtccaaggaaagAGGCATGTTGTACTTGCATTTGTATGTTCCAA GTGCAAAAATGGAGCACGATGGGGCTCGGAGGTACTGGTGTCACATGTGCTCTCGAACAGTGAATCCCATTAGGGAGATGAACTGCCCTCTTTGTGGGAGCGGCTTCCTCGAAGAAATGCCTGACTCTGACCCTGACCCGCCTACCCACAATGACCGCGTCCTCTCCCTCTTGGCCCCCATCTTGCTGGGCTTCGTGGCTCGTCCCTTGATGGAACCAGAATCAGAGGATCATGCTACTGCTACTGCTGCTGCTGATAATGCTGATGTTGATAATGCTGCTGCTGATAATGCTGATGCCGATCAACAACTGGTGACGAGGCAGAACCCCACCGGcatcctccagctcctccagaGCATCCGAGCTGGAATCCAGGCAGCTGATCCTGATCATAATCAAGACAGAGAAGGAGAAACTAGAGACGGACAGCGTGTGATCTTGATCAACCAAACGTTTGGCGACCATATCTTTGGCGCTGGCCTAGATTTGCTGCGGCAGCATTTGGCCGAGAATGATCCCAACAGGTATGGCACTCCACCAGCGCAGAGAGAGGTGGTCGACACCCTGCCTTCTGTCACCATCCATCACCCAATGCAGTGTGCTGTATGTTTGGAACACTGCGAGGAAGGGGAGGAGCTTAAGGAGATGCCTTGTAAACATAAGTTCCACGACTCGTGTATCATGCCCTGGCTGCAGCTGCATAGTTCTTGCCCTGTCTGTAACACAGCAGTTGCAGATAACAGAACTACTGACAACGGGACGCAATTCTCTGTTCCGCTTCTCTGGCCTTTCACTGCTTTGTTTTCACCTTCCACTTCCTCCCACCATACTGATAACTGA
- the LOC121755091 gene encoding E3 ubiquitin-protein ligase SIRP1-like isoform X2 has product MEHDGARRYWCHMCSRTVNPIREMNCPLCGSGFLEEMPDSDPDPPTHNDRVLSLLAPILLGFVARPLMEPESEDHATATAAADNADVDNAAADNADADQQLVTRQNPTGILQLLQSIRAGIQAADPDHNQDREGETRDGQRVILINQTFGDHIFGAGLDLLRQHLAENDPNRYGTPPAQREVVDTLPSVTIHHPMQCAVCLEHCEEGEELKEMPCKHKFHDSCIMPWLQLHSSCPVCNTAVADNRTTDNGTQFSVPLLWPFTALFSPSTSSHHTDN; this is encoded by the coding sequence ATGGAGCACGATGGGGCTCGGAGGTACTGGTGTCACATGTGCTCTCGAACAGTGAATCCCATTAGGGAGATGAACTGCCCTCTTTGTGGGAGCGGCTTCCTCGAAGAAATGCCTGACTCTGACCCTGACCCGCCTACCCACAATGACCGCGTCCTCTCCCTCTTGGCCCCCATCTTGCTGGGCTTCGTGGCTCGTCCCTTGATGGAACCAGAATCAGAGGATCATGCTACTGCTACTGCTGCTGCTGATAATGCTGATGTTGATAATGCTGCTGCTGATAATGCTGATGCCGATCAACAACTGGTGACGAGGCAGAACCCCACCGGcatcctccagctcctccagaGCATCCGAGCTGGAATCCAGGCAGCTGATCCTGATCATAATCAAGACAGAGAAGGAGAAACTAGAGACGGACAGCGTGTGATCTTGATCAACCAAACGTTTGGCGACCATATCTTTGGCGCTGGCCTAGATTTGCTGCGGCAGCATTTGGCCGAGAATGATCCCAACAGGTATGGCACTCCACCAGCGCAGAGAGAGGTGGTCGACACCCTGCCTTCTGTCACCATCCATCACCCAATGCAGTGTGCTGTATGTTTGGAACACTGCGAGGAAGGGGAGGAGCTTAAGGAGATGCCTTGTAAACATAAGTTCCACGACTCGTGTATCATGCCCTGGCTGCAGCTGCATAGTTCTTGCCCTGTCTGTAACACAGCAGTTGCAGATAACAGAACTACTGACAACGGGACGCAATTCTCTGTTCCGCTTCTCTGGCCTTTCACTGCTTTGTTTTCACCTTCCACTTCCTCCCACCATACTGATAACTGA
- the LOC121755090 gene encoding pyruvate kinase, cytosolic isozyme yields MEINKDASVRRPKTKIVCTLGPASRSVPMAEKLLRAGMNVARFNFSHGSHEYHQETLDNLRKAMENTGILCAVMLDTKGPEIRTGFLKDGKPVQLKQGQEILVSTDYDIKGDEKMICMSYKKLAEDVFPGSVILCADGTITFTVLACDKAKGLVRCRCENTAMIGERKNVNLPGVIVDLPTLTEKDKEDILKWGVPNKIDMIALSFVRKGSDLVEVRKLLGEHAKSILLMSKVENQEGVANFDEILANSDAFMVARGDLGMEIPIEKIFLAQKVMIYKCNIHGKPVVTATQMLESMIKSPRPTRAEATDVANAVLDGTDCVMLSGETAAGAYPELAVATMAKICLEAESTIDYSDVFKRIMSNAPVPMSPLESLASSAVRTANSAKAALILVLTRGGSTAKLVAKYRPGMPILSVVVPEIKTDSFDWSCSDESPARHSLIFRGLVPILCAGSARASHEESTEEALEFSLEHAKTKGLCKAGDAVVALHRIGTASIIKIVTVK; encoded by the exons ATGGAGATCAACAAAGACGCATCCGTTCGCCGCCCCAAGACCAAGATCGTCTGCACTCTCGGCCCGGCCTCCCGCTCCGTACCCATGGCCGAGAAGCTGCTGCGCGCGGGCATGAACGTCGCTCGATTCAATTTCTCCCACGGATCTCATGAATACCACCAGGAAACGCTCGATAATCTCCGCAAGGCCATGGAAAACACCGGCATCCTCTGCGCCGTCATGCTCGACACCAAG GGACCGGAAATTCGAACGGGCTTCTTGAAGGATGGAAAGCCTGTTCAGCTTAAACAGGGTCAGGAGATCTTAGTTTCCACCGACTACGACATCAAGGGTGATGAGAAGATGATTTGCATGAGCTACAAGAAGTTGGCTGAAGATGTTTTTCCAGGGAGTGTGATACTCTGTGCTGATGGTACCATCACTTTCACTGTTTTGGCTTGCGACAAGGCGAAAGGGTTGGTACGGTGTCGCTGTGAGAACACTGCCATGATTGGTGAGAGAAAGAATGTCAATCTTCCTGGAGTGATTGTGGACCTCCCAACTTTGACGGAGAAAGACAAGGAAGATATATTGAAATGGGGAGTTCCTAATAAGATTGACATGATTGCTCTTTCTTTTGTTCGCAAAGGTTCTGACTTGGTGGAGGTTCGTAAGTTGCTGGGTGAACATGCCAAGAGCATCCTTTTGATGTCTAAG GTTGAAAATCAAGAAGGGGTGGCAAATTTCGATGAGATTCTTGCCAATTCAGATGCCTTTATGGTTGCAAGAGGTGATCTGGGAATGGAAATTCCTATTGAGAAGATATTTTTGGCTCAGAAAGTGATGATTTACAAATGCAACATACATGGAAAACCTGTGGTGACAGCTACACAGATGTTGGAATCCATGATCAAGTCCCCAAGGCCAACTCGAGCAGAAGCAACCGATGTTGCCAATGCTGTTCTTGACGGCACAGACTGTGTCATGCTCAGTGGTGAAACAGCTGCAGGAGCTTATCCAGAACTCGCAGTTGCCACCATGGCAAAGATTTGTTTAGAAGCTGAGAGTACGATTGACTATTCCGATGTATTCAAGCGCATAATGTCAAATGCACCAGTCCCCATGAGCCCATTGGAGAGTCTTGCATCATCAGCTGTTCGGACAGCTAACTCAGCGAAAGCTGCTCTCATCTTGGTCCTAACTAGAGGAGGAAGTACTGCTAAGCTGGTTGCTAAATACAGGCCAGGCATGCCGATATTGTCAGTGGTGGTTCCTGAAATAAAGACAGATTCTTTTGATTGGTCATGCAGTGATGAATCTCCGGCTAGGCACAGCCTTATATTCAGGGGTCTGGTTCCAATTCTATGTGCAGGATCTGCGAGGGCTTCTCATGAAGAGTCTACGGAGGAAGCGCTGGAATTTTCTCTTGAGCATGCTAAAACTAAAGGCCTGTGCAAGGCTGGGGACGCTGTCGTGGCTCTTCACCGAATTGGAACGGCGTCTATCATCAAAATTGTCACTGTGAAGTGA
- the LOC121755094 gene encoding TATA-box-binding protein-like, with amino-acid sequence MEDHQVLEGSQQVDLSSHPSGIVPTLQNIVSTVNLDCKLDLKAIALQARNAEYNPKRFAAVIMRIREQKTTALIFASGKMVCTGAKSEAQSKLAARKYEPEVFPGLIYRMKQPKIVLLIFVSEKIVLTGAKVRD; translated from the exons ATGGAAGACCATCAAGTTCTGGAAGGGAGCCAACAGGTTGATCTCTCCAGCCATCCGTCCGGAATTGTTCCAACTCTCCA GAATATTGTCTCTACTGTCAATTTGGACTGCAAATTAGATCTTAAAGCTATAGCATTGCAGGCTCGTAATGCAGAATACAATCCCAAG CGTTTTGCTGCTGTGATTATGAGGATTCGAGAACAAAAAACTACAGCACTAATATTTGCATCTGGAAAGATG GTGTGTACAGGAGCGAAGAGCGAAGCACAATCCAAATTGGCTGCCCGTAAG TATGAGCCGGAGGTGTTCCCTGGGTTAATCTATCGAATGAAACAACCTAAGATTGTGCTGCTCATTTTTGTCTCTGAGAAGATTGTCCTTACTGGAGCTAAG GTTAGAGATTGA
- the LOC121756317 gene encoding transcription antitermination protein NusB-like, translated as MEAGYILSSSFNPPKTLFSSISKFPSPHGPRNLLLLPRAATIPLTIHNPIATSASNYPRIDKSGKFCSPRAARELALMTLYAACLQGSDPLRLLEKRLNARKEIGYEFDRACLMVYDHMTFGGPPIATQTVEEADQLLEIYQKESHIEAEVLSAPPNLVYSKLILLFTRKLLTAVSDNWDSSVLAIDKVAPDSWKNEPATRILEFSVLHLAMSEISVLGTRHQIVINEAVDLAKRFCDGAAPRVINGCLRTFLKELKENGQDQPQNVSV; from the exons ATGGAGGCAGGGTATATTCTGAGCTCCTCCTTCAACCCTCCTAAAACCCTCTTCTCTTCCATTTCCAAATTCCCATCTCCTCACGgccctcgcaacctgctgcTCCTTCCCCGCGCCGCCACTATCCCTctcacaattcacaatccaattGCCACCTCCGCTTCCAACTATCCCAGAATCGACAAAAGTGGCAAATTCTGCAGCCCCAGAGCCGCCCGCGAGCTCGCTCT GATGACTCTCTACGCCGCTTGCTTGCAGGGCTCCGACCCCCTCCGCCTCTTGGAGAAACGCCTCAATGCCAGAAAAG AAATTGGGTATGAATTTGATAGGGCTTGTTTAATGGTGTATGATCACATGACATTTGGAGGGCCGCCCATTGCCACTCAAACTGTTGAAGAAGCCGATCAGCTTTTGGAAATTTATCAAAAGGAGTCTCACATTG AAGCCGAAGTTCTTTCTGCACCTCCAAACTTAGTCTACAGCAAATTAATTTTACT TTTTACTCGGAAACTTTTGACAGCAGTTTCTGACAATTGGGACAGTAGTGTGCTTGCGATTGATAAAGTTGCACCCGATAGCTGGAAG AATGAACCAGCAACTCGAATCCTTGAGTTTTCTGTACTGCACTTAGCAATGTCAGAGATATCAGTTCTTGGGACAAGGCACCAAATAGTCATAAATGAG GCTGTTGACCTTGCAAAGAGGTTCTGTGACGGGGCAGCCCCTCGTGTAATAAACGGATGTCTTAGGACATTTTTGAAGGAGTTGAAGGAAAATGGCCAGGATCAGCCTCAAAATGTTTCAGTGTAA